From one Acidimicrobiales bacterium genomic stretch:
- a CDS encoding ABC transporter permease has translation MFAYIVRRLLLVIPTVFFALSFLFLLFFALPGDPATLLAGGGDRNIDAGVVERARERYGLDDSIPQQFVDYWQRTVQWDLGESFKSGRSVNDILGEKAVNSLRLAIWAIIIEIIIGISVGVLSAIRRYSLADKLTTIGTAAASAIPVFVLGFILQYLFAVVPNKQGWPEWTHLRTQGLGPNTWTLFFIPTGEQWRYLVLPAVTLACVSTALAARMTRGSMLEVLRADYMRTARAKGLSERKVVTGHGLRNAMLPVVTLIGLDFGTVIGAAILTETVFSWPGLGSAIADAVAERDLPVLLGLTLAVTIAFALVNLLVDLSYAWFDPRIRLGKDGEA, from the coding sequence GTGTTCGCGTACATCGTGCGGCGTCTGCTGCTGGTCATCCCGACCGTCTTCTTCGCGCTGTCGTTCCTCTTCCTGTTGTTCTTCGCCCTCCCGGGCGACCCCGCGACGCTCCTCGCCGGCGGCGGTGACCGCAACATCGATGCCGGCGTGGTCGAGCGGGCGCGCGAGCGCTACGGCCTGGACGACTCCATCCCGCAGCAGTTCGTCGACTACTGGCAGCGCACGGTCCAGTGGGACCTCGGTGAGTCGTTCAAGTCGGGGCGCAGCGTCAACGACATCCTCGGCGAGAAGGCCGTCAACAGCCTCCGCCTGGCCATCTGGGCCATCATCATCGAGATCATCATCGGCATCTCGGTCGGCGTGCTCTCGGCCATCCGAAGATACTCACTGGCCGACAAGCTGACGACCATAGGAACGGCGGCCGCGTCCGCCATCCCCGTGTTCGTGCTGGGCTTCATCCTCCAGTACCTGTTCGCCGTGGTGCCCAACAAGCAGGGGTGGCCCGAGTGGACCCACCTGCGCACCCAGGGCCTCGGGCCCAACACCTGGACGCTCTTCTTCATCCCCACCGGCGAGCAGTGGCGCTACCTGGTCCTGCCCGCGGTCACCCTCGCCTGCGTCTCCACCGCCCTCGCCGCCCGTATGACACGCGGCTCGATGCTCGAGGTGCTGCGGGCCGACTACATGCGCACCGCACGGGCCAAAGGCCTGAGCGAGCGCAAGGTCGTCACCGGGCACGGCCTGCGCAACGCCATGTTGCCGGTGGTGACCCTCATCGGCCTCGACTTCGGCACCGTGATCGGTGCGGCCATCCTCACCGAGACCGTGTTCTCCTGGCCCGGGCTGGGGTCGGCCATCGCCGACGCGGTCGCCGAGCGCGATCTCCCCGTGCTCCTCGGCCTCACCCTCGCGGTGACCATCGCCTTCGCCCTGGTCAACCTCCTGGTCGACCTCTCGTACGCGTGGTTCGACCCGCGCATCCGCCTCGGCAAGGACGGGGAGGCCTGA
- a CDS encoding ABC transporter permease produces the protein MSGLDPLSAGVGLEDADEIEGDEELAPKPLRADVWRRFRENKLALIGLIFIVALILVAVFAPWIAPYGPAERTPGAFREPPSSAHWFGTDTIGLDVFSRVVYGARISLRVGIIATLMTVVIGLILGAVAGYFGGKTDGLIMRITDVFLAIPYIVLAVSIATIFGKSVNSVILVLGLTGWLGLCRIVRASFLSLNRLEYVEAARSLGFGNTRIIFRHMLPNALQPVIVYATIEVGTIILAEAALSFLGVGPTPPTPAWGLMVSEAKSTLAVAPHMLFFPGMAIFLTVLAFVFVGDGLRDALDPKLK, from the coding sequence ATGAGCGGACTGGACCCACTCAGCGCCGGCGTCGGCCTCGAGGACGCCGACGAGATCGAAGGCGACGAAGAGCTCGCGCCGAAGCCGCTGCGCGCCGACGTGTGGCGTCGCTTCCGCGAGAACAAGCTGGCGCTGATCGGCCTGATCTTCATCGTGGCGCTCATCCTCGTGGCCGTCTTCGCCCCGTGGATCGCCCCCTACGGCCCCGCCGAGCGCACCCCCGGAGCCTTCCGGGAGCCCCCGTCCTCGGCGCACTGGTTCGGCACGGACACCATCGGCCTCGACGTGTTCTCCCGGGTGGTCTACGGGGCCCGCATCTCGCTGCGGGTAGGAATCATCGCCACCCTCATGACGGTGGTCATCGGCCTGATCCTGGGCGCCGTCGCCGGCTACTTCGGGGGCAAGACCGACGGCCTGATCATGCGCATCACCGACGTCTTCCTGGCCATCCCCTACATCGTGCTGGCCGTGTCCATCGCCACCATCTTCGGCAAGAGCGTCAACTCCGTGATCCTCGTGCTCGGCCTCACCGGCTGGCTGGGGCTCTGTCGCATCGTGCGGGCCAGCTTCCTGTCCCTCAACCGCTTGGAGTACGTCGAAGCGGCCAGATCGCTGGGCTTCGGCAACACGCGGATCATCTTCCGCCACATGCTGCCCAACGCCCTCCAACCGGTGATCGTCTACGCCACCATCGAGGTGGGCACCATCATCCTGGCCGAGGCGGCGCTGTCGTTCCTGGGGGTGGGCCCGACGCCACCGACGCCGGCCTGGGGACTCATGGTCTCCGAGGCCAAGTCGACCCTGGCGGTGGCGCCCCACATGTTGTTCTTCCCGGGCATGGCCATCTTCCTCACGGTGCTGGCCTTCGTGTTCGTGGGTGACGGCCTGCGCGACGCACTGGACCCGAAGCTCAAGTGA
- a CDS encoding ABC transporter ATP-binding protein, with protein sequence MDGLNFDISRGELFAVVGESGSGKSVTAMAIMGLLPTLVIESGQILWKGEDLLLMDEARRQKIRGGEIAMIFQDPLSALNPVHTVGRQIGEMARIHEGLSKKAAMARAVDMLKLVGIPEASKRADMYPHEFSGGMRQRAMIAMAITCNPDLLIADEPTTALDVTVQAQVLQVLVDIKDEIDSGIMLITHDLGVVAGLADNVNVMYAGRQAEVGTVDEIFYESRHPYTIGLLASMPRLDDTGEEALVPIAGQPPSLIHVPPGCPFHPRCRFARPDVCATTVPALMPVAAGTRHASACLFLDELSEVDVSELRRSVDEEDLLVADTALDAAPSSDLARSARALTDETPDDDLDSIFKP encoded by the coding sequence ATGGACGGCCTCAACTTCGACATCTCGCGGGGTGAGCTGTTCGCCGTCGTGGGGGAGTCGGGCTCGGGCAAGTCCGTCACCGCCATGGCCATCATGGGGTTGCTGCCGACGCTGGTCATCGAGTCCGGGCAGATCCTCTGGAAGGGAGAGGACCTCCTCCTCATGGACGAGGCCCGCCGCCAGAAGATCCGAGGCGGCGAGATCGCCATGATCTTCCAAGATCCGCTCAGCGCCTTGAACCCCGTGCACACCGTGGGCCGACAGATCGGCGAGATGGCCCGCATCCACGAGGGTCTCTCGAAGAAGGCGGCGATGGCCCGGGCCGTGGACATGTTGAAGCTCGTCGGCATCCCGGAGGCCTCGAAGCGGGCCGACATGTATCCGCACGAGTTCTCGGGCGGCATGCGTCAGCGGGCCATGATCGCCATGGCCATCACCTGCAACCCCGACCTGCTGATCGCGGACGAGCCCACCACCGCCCTCGACGTGACCGTGCAGGCGCAGGTCCTCCAGGTGCTCGTGGACATCAAGGACGAGATCGACTCGGGCATCATGCTCATCACCCACGACCTCGGTGTGGTGGCGGGCCTCGCCGACAACGTCAACGTCATGTACGCCGGCCGTCAGGCCGAGGTGGGCACGGTCGACGAGATCTTCTACGAGAGCCGCCACCCGTACACGATCGGCCTGCTGGCATCGATGCCCCGCCTCGACGACACCGGTGAGGAGGCCCTGGTGCCCATCGCCGGCCAGCCGCCGTCGCTCATCCACGTGCCGCCGGGTTGCCCGTTCCATCCCCGCTGCCGCTTCGCCCGCCCCGACGTGTGCGCGACCACCGTGCCCGCGCTGATGCCCGTCGCCGCCGGCACCCGCCACGCGTCGGCCTGCCTCTTCCTCGACGAGCTGAGCGAGGTCGACGTCAGCGAGCTGCGACGGTCCGTGGACGAGGAGGACCTGTTGGTGGCGGACACCGCCCTCGACGCCGCCCCGTCCTCCGATCTGGCGCGGTCCGCCCGTGCGTTGACCGACGAGACCCCCGACGACGATCTCGACTCCATCTTCAAGCCATGA
- a CDS encoding ATP-binding cassette domain-containing protein — translation MTDTATATDRNDQPRGDGQPLLVARDLVKDFPIREGVFSRTVGHVSAVSGVSLTVDRGETLGLVGESGCGKSTTGRLLLHLLTPTAGSVTFDGLELKSLRGKQLAEARRRFQIVFQDPYSALNPRMTIGSILSEPLKVHHAWPADKRQERVAELLQIVGLAPEHANRFPHEFSGGQRQRVGIARALALEPDLIVLDEPVSALDVSIQAGVVNLLTQLQRDMGLAYVFIAHDLSVVRHISHRVAVMYLGKLVEVADRETLYNRAVHPYTQALLSAVPLPDPRQERARERILLEGDVPSPADPPSGCRFRTRCWRKQQLEADGQDTSACSGDVPALVGVGEGHEVACHFPPPPRGA, via the coding sequence ATGACCGACACCGCCACCGCCACCGATCGCAACGACCAGCCACGTGGCGACGGGCAGCCCCTGCTCGTCGCCCGCGACCTGGTCAAGGACTTCCCCATCCGCGAGGGCGTGTTCAGCCGGACGGTGGGCCACGTGTCCGCCGTGTCGGGCGTGTCCCTGACCGTCGACCGGGGTGAGACCCTCGGCCTCGTCGGTGAGTCCGGCTGTGGCAAGTCGACCACGGGTCGCCTGCTCCTGCACCTGCTCACCCCCACCGCGGGGTCGGTCACCTTCGACGGGCTCGAGCTGAAGTCCCTACGGGGGAAGCAGCTGGCCGAGGCCCGGCGTCGATTCCAGATCGTCTTCCAGGACCCCTATTCGGCCCTGAACCCCCGCATGACCATCGGGAGCATCCTCTCCGAGCCGCTCAAGGTGCACCACGCCTGGCCCGCCGACAAGCGCCAGGAGCGGGTGGCCGAGCTCCTCCAGATCGTCGGCTTGGCGCCCGAGCACGCCAACCGCTTCCCCCACGAGTTCTCCGGGGGGCAGCGCCAAAGGGTCGGCATCGCCCGGGCCCTGGCCCTCGAACCGGACCTGATCGTCCTGGACGAGCCGGTGTCGGCCCTCGACGTCTCCATCCAGGCCGGCGTGGTGAACCTGCTCACCCAGCTGCAGCGCGACATGGGCCTGGCCTACGTGTTCATCGCCCACGACCTGTCGGTCGTGCGCCACATCTCCCACCGGGTGGCGGTGATGTACCTCGGCAAGCTGGTCGAGGTCGCCGACCGCGAGACGCTGTACAACCGGGCCGTCCACCCCTACACCCAGGCCCTGCTCTCTGCCGTGCCGTTGCCCGACCCCCGCCAGGAGCGCGCCCGGGAGCGCATCCTCCTCGAAGGCGACGTACCCAGCCCCGCCGACCCACCGTCGGGGTGCCGGTTCCGGACCCGCTGTTGGCGCAAGCAGCAGCTCGAGGCCGACGGTCAGGACACCTCAGCCTGCAGTGGGGACGTGCCGGCACTGGTCGGGGTCGGTGAGGGCCACGAGGTGGCCTGCCACTTCCCGCCCCCGCCACGCGGCGCCTGA
- a CDS encoding MBL fold metallo-hydrolase yields the protein MSGTLAPPETVEVAERTYAFVQPDGTWFINNAGFVVGDDHVALIDTCATEARTRALLDAVAAVTDAPVRIVVNTHHHGDHTHGNYLCTDATIVGHRRCREEVERMGIMTLDSVWGEVGWGDLELRSPDLTFDDGIDLTVGDEVVQVRAFGEPAHTTNDVVAWLPSRRVLFTGDLVFHGGTPFVVMGSIAGSLASLDWLRSFEPEVIVPGHGPVCGIEALDGVEAYFRFVADLAAEGAADGTTPLDLARRADLGPFAGLTDPERLVANLHRAYAEQAGTPPGEAIDYLTAFSDMLELNGGGPLRCLA from the coding sequence GTGAGCGGCACCCTCGCCCCACCGGAGACCGTCGAGGTCGCCGAGCGCACCTACGCCTTCGTGCAGCCCGACGGCACCTGGTTCATCAACAACGCCGGCTTCGTCGTAGGCGACGACCACGTCGCGCTGATCGACACCTGCGCCACCGAGGCCCGCACGCGGGCCCTGCTCGACGCGGTGGCGGCGGTCACCGACGCTCCGGTGCGGATCGTGGTCAACACCCACCACCACGGCGACCACACCCACGGCAACTACCTGTGCACCGACGCCACCATCGTCGGCCACCGGCGCTGTCGGGAAGAGGTCGAACGGATGGGGATCATGACCCTCGACTCGGTCTGGGGCGAGGTCGGCTGGGGCGACCTCGAGCTCCGCTCCCCCGACCTCACCTTCGACGACGGCATCGACCTCACGGTCGGCGACGAGGTCGTCCAGGTGCGGGCCTTCGGCGAGCCGGCCCACACCACCAACGACGTCGTGGCCTGGCTGCCCTCGCGCCGGGTGCTCTTCACCGGTGACCTCGTGTTCCACGGGGGCACGCCCTTCGTGGTGATGGGCTCGATCGCCGGCTCCCTTGCGTCGCTCGACTGGCTGCGCTCGTTCGAGCCCGAGGTGATCGTGCCCGGCCACGGGCCGGTGTGCGGCATCGAGGCGCTCGACGGCGTCGAGGCCTACTTCCGCTTCGTGGCCGACCTCGCCGCCGAGGGCGCGGCCGATGGAACCACCCCCCTCGACCTGGCGCGCCGCGCCGACCTCGGTCCCTTCGCCGGTCTCACCGACCCCGAGCGGCTGGTCGCCAACCTGCACCGCGCCTATGCCGAGCAGGCGGGCACTCCGCCCGGCGAGGCCATCGACTACCTGACCGCGTTCTCCGACATGCTCGAGCTCAACGGCGGCGGTCCGCTGCGCTGTCTCGCCTGA
- the rsgA gene encoding ribosome small subunit-dependent GTPase A, whose amino-acid sequence MNDERLGQAALVPYGWDAAWAARFDASDHEGGEPARVVRHDGAGLIVATAEGVQAAPLVERVEPPPTVGDWIVLREGRPAAVLDRTSLLRRRDDRTDSQQVLAANVDLVLIVCGLDRPVKQGRIQRGVALAREAGAEPGVVLTKAHRPGATADIAEAVALAEAAQPGIDVVVTSAKEGIGLEDLESLIAGRTVVLLGESGAGKSSIVNALLGDDTAAEGRVRTGDSKGRHTTTNRSLYVLPTGGTLIDTPGIRSIGLWVDEDSRAVAETFADIDELAAGCRFNDCAHETEPGCAVNAAVAAGELDEDRLMRWRLLEAEAEAAAVRASPHERRRYEKKLAKLVNEAQRRKGSP is encoded by the coding sequence GTGAACGACGAGCGGTTGGGCCAGGCTGCGCTGGTGCCCTATGGCTGGGACGCGGCCTGGGCGGCGCGCTTCGACGCGTCCGACCACGAGGGCGGTGAGCCCGCTCGGGTGGTGCGCCACGACGGCGCCGGCCTGATCGTGGCCACCGCGGAGGGGGTGCAGGCCGCCCCGCTGGTGGAGCGGGTGGAGCCTCCGCCGACCGTCGGCGACTGGATCGTGCTCCGTGAGGGGCGCCCGGCCGCGGTGCTGGACCGAACGTCGTTGCTGCGCCGCCGTGACGACCGCACCGACTCCCAGCAGGTGCTGGCCGCCAACGTCGACCTGGTGCTCATCGTGTGCGGCCTCGACCGTCCGGTGAAGCAGGGTCGCATCCAGCGCGGCGTGGCCCTCGCGAGGGAGGCGGGCGCGGAGCCGGGCGTCGTGCTCACCAAGGCCCACCGCCCGGGCGCGACCGCCGACATCGCCGAGGCGGTGGCCCTGGCCGAGGCCGCCCAGCCGGGCATCGACGTGGTGGTCACCTCGGCCAAGGAGGGCATCGGCTTGGAGGACCTCGAGTCGCTCATCGCCGGGCGCACCGTCGTGCTGCTGGGCGAGTCGGGGGCGGGCAAGTCCAGCATCGTCAACGCCCTGCTGGGCGACGACACCGCCGCGGAGGGGCGGGTGCGGACGGGCGACTCCAAGGGGCGCCACACCACCACCAACCGCTCGCTGTACGTTCTGCCCACCGGGGGCACCCTCATCGACACCCCGGGGATCCGCTCGATCGGCCTCTGGGTGGACGAGGACTCCCGGGCGGTGGCCGAGACCTTCGCCGACATCGACGAGCTGGCCGCGGGCTGCCGGTTCAACGACTGCGCCCACGAGACCGAGCCCGGTTGCGCCGTCAACGCGGCCGTCGCCGCCGGCGAGCTCGACGAGGACCGCCTGATGCGCTGGCGCCTGCTGGAGGCGGAGGCCGAGGCCGCGGCCGTGCGGGCCTCCCCCCACGAGCGCAGGCGCTACGAGAAGAAGCTGGCCAAGCTCGTCAACGAGGCACAACGCCGGAAGGGATCACCGTGA
- a CDS encoding phytanoyl-CoA dioxygenase family protein, whose protein sequence is MRHSGAVIPGVTAETIAEYRRDGAVVVRGAFSTNEVALAAAGIEAVLRDLGPVAKRASAAEDGAFVEDFCRWQEVPEIEQFARSSAAASIAGALTGSRTIRLYHDHVLVKEAGTRQRTPWHQDLPYYNVEGTQQTSIWLPVDPVPVEASLQVVAGTHQGPMYLPRTFLDGKAKWFPEGTLADLPDIEGDPGQFPIRAWALEPGDAVFFDMLALHGAPGFPGPGRRRVLSLRFLGDDMVHAPRPWVTSPPFPGLADELAAGAPLDHPLFPVLWRGAD, encoded by the coding sequence ATGCGCCATTCTGGTGCGGTGATCCCCGGGGTGACCGCCGAGACCATCGCCGAGTACCGCCGCGACGGCGCCGTCGTGGTACGCGGCGCCTTCTCGACGAACGAGGTCGCCCTCGCCGCCGCCGGCATCGAAGCCGTCCTGCGGGATCTGGGCCCCGTGGCCAAACGGGCCAGCGCCGCCGAGGACGGCGCCTTCGTGGAGGACTTCTGCCGCTGGCAGGAGGTGCCCGAGATCGAGCAGTTCGCCCGCTCCAGCGCCGCTGCGTCGATCGCCGGCGCCCTCACCGGGTCCCGCACCATCCGGCTGTACCACGACCACGTCCTGGTGAAGGAAGCAGGTACCCGCCAGCGCACCCCCTGGCACCAGGACCTGCCCTACTACAACGTCGAGGGCACCCAGCAGACGAGCATCTGGCTGCCCGTGGACCCCGTGCCCGTCGAGGCCAGCCTCCAGGTGGTGGCCGGCACGCACCAGGGCCCGATGTACCTGCCCCGCACGTTCCTCGACGGCAAGGCCAAGTGGTTCCCCGAGGGCACGCTCGCCGACCTGCCCGACATCGAGGGCGACCCGGGGCAGTTCCCGATCCGGGCCTGGGCGCTCGAGCCCGGCGATGCGGTGTTCTTCGACATGCTCGCCCTGCACGGTGCGCCGGGGTTCCCCGGGCCGGGCCGCCGGCGGGTGCTGTCGCTGCGCTTCCTGGGCGACGACATGGTGCACGCCCCCCGCCCGTGGGTGACCTCGCCGCCTTTCCCCGGTCTCGCCGACGAGCTGGCGGCGGGGGCTCCCCTCGACCACCCCCTGTTCCCGGTCCTCTGGCGCGGCGCCGACTGA
- a CDS encoding carboxymuconolactone decarboxylase family protein, with protein sequence MTSERRQRGLDKMSEVYGWEVTDDGGGPDDFYGLTVEHLFAEIWNREGLSNRDRRLLLIGALAGSGQEDVLDIQLPAALGNGELTPDDLREIVIFLTHYLGWPRGARMNQQIEPIITRFESSRGT encoded by the coding sequence ATGACCAGCGAGCGACGCCAGCGGGGCCTCGACAAGATGAGCGAGGTCTACGGCTGGGAGGTCACCGACGACGGCGGCGGTCCCGACGACTTCTACGGCCTCACCGTCGAGCACCTCTTCGCCGAGATCTGGAACCGGGAGGGCCTGTCCAACCGGGACCGGCGCCTGCTGCTCATCGGCGCCCTCGCCGGCTCGGGCCAGGAGGACGTGCTCGACATCCAGTTGCCCGCGGCGCTGGGCAACGGCGAGCTGACGCCCGACGACCTCCGGGAGATCGTGATCTTCCTCACCCACTACCTCGGCTGGCCCCGCGGCGCCCGCATGAACCAGCAGATCGAGCCCATCATCACCCGCTTCGAGTCGTCGCGGGGCACCTAG
- a CDS encoding NAD(P)-dependent oxidoreductase: MPPAGPSGPSERGKGIGFIGLGQIGSLMAGRLVDHPDGLVVCDLREEAMAPLVEKGAAAAATPAELAATCGVISVMVLDDAQSRDVVAGAGGLLETAAPGTVIALHSTIRAETAVELHALAAERGVAVVDAPVSGGFMGAAEGTLATMVGGDDDAVATCRPVFEHWAAMVVHLGPVGNGTRAKLARNMMHFVAYTAAGEAQRLAEACGVDLTQLGAIVRHTDAVTGGPGAIMFRGSVDELHPGDDFYDILVHTRTLGEKDLTLALELADAVGVDAPLAQLALRDFAASLGVPHRADEPEEGA, encoded by the coding sequence ATGCCGCCGGCGGGCCCGAGCGGCCCCTCAGAGCGGGGAAAGGGGATCGGCTTCATCGGCCTCGGCCAGATCGGCTCGCTGATGGCGGGTCGCCTGGTGGACCACCCGGACGGACTGGTCGTCTGCGACCTCCGCGAGGAGGCGATGGCGCCACTCGTCGAGAAAGGCGCCGCCGCGGCAGCGACACCCGCGGAGCTCGCCGCCACGTGCGGCGTGATCTCGGTCATGGTGCTCGACGACGCCCAGAGCCGAGACGTGGTCGCGGGCGCCGGCGGTCTGCTCGAGACCGCAGCGCCGGGCACCGTCATCGCCCTGCACTCCACCATCCGCGCCGAGACCGCCGTCGAGCTCCACGCCCTCGCCGCCGAGCGGGGGGTGGCCGTCGTGGACGCCCCGGTGTCCGGGGGCTTCATGGGGGCGGCCGAGGGCACCTTGGCCACGATGGTCGGCGGGGACGACGACGCCGTCGCCACGTGCCGACCGGTGTTCGAGCACTGGGCGGCGATGGTCGTCCACCTGGGGCCGGTCGGCAACGGCACCCGGGCCAAGCTGGCCCGCAACATGATGCACTTCGTGGCCTACACCGCCGCCGGCGAGGCCCAGCGTCTCGCCGAGGCGTGCGGCGTGGACCTCACCCAGCTCGGCGCCATCGTCCGCCACACGGACGCCGTGACCGGTGGCCCCGGCGCCATCATGTTCCGCGGCAGCGTCGACGAGCTGCACCCCGGTGACGACTTCTACGACATCCTGGTGCACACCCGGACTCTGGGCGAGAAGGACCTGACCCTGGCCCTCGAGCTCGCCGACGCGGTCGGGGTCGACGCCCCGTTGGCCCAGCTCGCCCTGCGCGACTTCGCCGCCAGCCTCGGCGTGCCGCATCGAGCCGACGAGCCCGAGGAGGGCGCATGA
- a CDS encoding nuclear transport factor 2 family protein — translation MPAYPRAELEEMVERWLQANRDAEAAGDWKTMATLYAEDATYGWNYGAGEDFMCVGRDEIRDVALGVEMGGLDGWEYPYQRVLIDDQQGEVIGLWKQVATLPDGGTEEVAGIGGSWFGYAGNFQWAWQRDWFDVGNATALFIKMFRDGTLSDGMKRRLDSAASGEPQPCRYPIGEAPVGIWP, via the coding sequence ATGCCCGCTTACCCCCGTGCCGAGCTCGAGGAGATGGTCGAGCGTTGGCTCCAGGCCAACCGCGACGCCGAAGCCGCCGGCGACTGGAAGACGATGGCCACCCTCTACGCCGAGGACGCCACCTACGGCTGGAACTACGGCGCCGGCGAGGACTTCATGTGCGTCGGCCGTGACGAGATCCGCGACGTCGCCCTCGGCGTCGAGATGGGCGGCCTCGACGGCTGGGAGTACCCGTACCAGCGGGTACTCATCGACGATCAGCAGGGCGAGGTGATCGGCCTCTGGAAGCAGGTCGCCACGCTCCCCGACGGCGGGACCGAGGAGGTGGCCGGCATCGGCGGGAGCTGGTTCGGCTACGCCGGGAACTTCCAGTGGGCCTGGCAGCGTGACTGGTTCGACGTCGGCAACGCCACGGCGCTGTTCATCAAGATGTTCCGCGACGGCACCCTGTCCGACGGCATGAAGCGCCGGCTCGACTCAGCTGCGTCCGGTGAGCCCCAGCCCTGCCGGTACCCCATCGGCGAGGCGCCGGTCGGGATCTGGCCCTGA
- a CDS encoding ferredoxin codes for MTISVDRDLCQGHGVCESEAPAVFTVGEDRQVVIVDPAPPDDQRDAVKAAVKYCPTHALSLDD; via the coding sequence GTGACCATCTCCGTGGACCGAGACCTGTGCCAGGGTCACGGGGTGTGCGAGTCCGAGGCACCGGCGGTCTTCACCGTGGGTGAGGACCGCCAGGTCGTCATCGTCGACCCCGCACCCCCCGACGACCAGCGCGACGCCGTGAAGGCGGCCGTGAAGTACTGCCCCACCCATGCCCTTTCCCTCGACGACTGA
- a CDS encoding cytochrome P450: protein MTTTETALREPPRVSGGEGETGHLEELRTDPIALMARVREECGDVGEFVLADKTVVLLTGADANEWFFRAPEEDLDQAEAYPFMTPVFGEGVVFDASPERRREMLHNQALRDSFMRGHAQTISDEVERMVAAWDDEGEIDLLDWFAELTIYTSSACLIGKRFREELDRRFAELYHDLEKGTDALAYVDPYMDIESFRRRDAAREALVELVGGIMERRRGEEAPEEKDLLDVLMSIKDDDGAERFSAGIVTGMFISMMFAGHHTTSGTASWTLIEWLRHPDVMAAVTREIDDLYADGSAVSYQALREIPLLESSIKEALRLHPPLIILMRVAMSDQEYGGFRLAQGKLIAASPAVSNRIPEAFERAEDFDPQRYLEPREEDLANPWNWIPFGAGRHRCVGAAFALMQLKAIFSVLLQDWEFELAQPPDTYVNDHSKMVVQLQQPCRVRYRRREVSS, encoded by the coding sequence ATGACCACCACCGAGACAGCGCTCCGCGAGCCGCCCCGCGTGTCGGGCGGTGAAGGCGAGACCGGGCACCTGGAAGAGCTGCGCACGGACCCCATCGCGCTGATGGCCAGGGTCCGGGAGGAGTGCGGCGACGTCGGCGAGTTCGTCCTCGCCGACAAGACGGTCGTCCTGCTGACCGGCGCCGACGCCAACGAGTGGTTCTTCCGGGCGCCCGAGGAGGACCTCGACCAGGCCGAGGCCTACCCCTTCATGACCCCGGTGTTCGGTGAGGGCGTCGTGTTCGACGCCTCCCCCGAACGTCGACGCGAGATGCTGCACAACCAGGCCCTGCGGGACAGCTTCATGCGCGGCCACGCCCAGACCATCTCCGACGAGGTCGAGCGCATGGTGGCGGCGTGGGACGACGAGGGCGAGATCGACCTGCTCGACTGGTTCGCCGAGCTGACCATCTACACGTCGTCGGCCTGTCTGATCGGCAAACGCTTCCGGGAGGAGCTCGACCGCCGCTTCGCCGAGCTGTACCACGACCTCGAGAAGGGCACCGACGCCCTGGCCTACGTCGACCCGTACATGGACATCGAGAGCTTCCGCCGCCGCGACGCCGCCCGTGAGGCACTCGTGGAGCTGGTCGGCGGGATCATGGAGCGCCGCCGTGGCGAAGAAGCGCCCGAGGAGAAGGACCTCCTCGACGTGCTCATGTCCATCAAGGACGACGACGGCGCCGAGCGCTTCAGCGCCGGGATCGTCACCGGCATGTTCATCTCGATGATGTTCGCCGGGCACCACACCACCTCCGGCACGGCCTCCTGGACCCTCATCGAGTGGCTGCGCCACCCCGACGTCATGGCCGCGGTCACCCGTGAGATCGACGATCTGTACGCCGATGGCTCCGCGGTGAGCTACCAGGCGCTGCGGGAGATCCCGTTGCTGGAGTCGAGCATCAAGGAGGCCCTGCGCCTGCACCCGCCCCTCATCATCCTCATGCGGGTCGCCATGTCCGACCAGGAGTACGGCGGGTTCCGCCTCGCCCAGGGCAAGCTCATCGCCGCCAGCCCGGCCGTGTCGAACCGCATCCCCGAGGCCTTCGAGCGGGCCGAGGACTTCGACCCCCAGCGGTACCTCGAGCCCCGCGAGGAGGACCTCGCCAACCCGTGGAACTGGATCCCGTTCGGCGCGGGGCGCCACCGGTGCGTCGGCGCCGCCTTCGCCCTGATGCAGCTCAAGGCGATTTTCTCGGTGCTGCTCCAGGACTGGGAGTTCGAGCTGGCCCAGCCTCCGGACACCTACGTCAACGACCACTCGAAGATGGTCGTGCAGCTCCAGCAGCCCTGCCGGGTGCGCTACCGCCGGCGGGAGGTGTCGTCGTGA